Part of the Tolypothrix sp. PCC 7910 genome, GTTTCCTGCCAAAGTATCTAATTTAACCCGTTGTTATATATGTTTCATGCAATTTAAGGTATTTCAAAACTATCTAGGTCTCAGTATTGTTGATATTTTTTACTTTTTACAATTGTAAAAATACTTATTTGTACTATTTTAATAATGTTGTGGCTAGAGAGTAATAGATGTAGAGTAGGCACTCCTGAGCATTTGGGTTTGAACCAAAAATGGCTGATATTAGCTGCATAATATCGCCTGATGCAGTTATAGCTATGCCCTCACAAGTTCCTCAACTTTTAACTCTATAAGCATAGGTGTAAGCAAGTAAATCAGATTTTAGTGAAGGACTTGAAACTTTCTACCAATCTAGTACAGCAGCAGGGGAATAAAAATACTAGCTCCTTATGAGTTCCCAGCAGGGAGTAGTACTAGCATCTAGAAACCAGAAACCTCACAAACCATTTATCGACACTAAGCGGAGGTACATATGTTCAACAAAATTCTAGTTGCATTGGATCGCTCGCCAATGGGAAAACAGGTTTTTGAGCAAGCCTTAGCTTTAGCAAAGGTAACAGGAGCTAGTTTAATGCTAGTGCATGTGCTATCTGCGGAAGAAGAAGGTAGCCCTTACGCACCTATACTATCCAATTTTGACTATTATCCAGGGATAGGCAGCCAAAGCTTTGAATACTACCAAAAGCAATGGGATATCTTTAAAAATCAAGGTATTCAACTCTTACAGTCATTCTGCGCCCAAGCAAATACAGCAGGTGTGAACGCAGAATATACCCAGCATCTTGGTAGCCCG contains:
- a CDS encoding universal stress protein → MFNKILVALDRSPMGKQVFEQALALAKVTGASLMLVHVLSAEEEGSPYAPILSNFDYYPGIGSQSFEYYQKQWDIFKNQGIQLLQSFCAQANTAGVNAEYTQHLGSPGRIICQLAASWGADLIVMGRRGHAGLKELFLGSVSNYVLHHAPCSVHVMHLITDVSQGETVVQEKASVT